Proteins co-encoded in one Candidatus Atribacteria bacterium ADurb.Bin276 genomic window:
- the lsrD_1 gene encoding Autoinducer 2 import system permease protein LsrD, with translation MFNQYLKHSRTTILFVMMLGAFIIMSIFLPGKFLTLSNFQSIASQIPEFGLLAIAIMLAMLTGGIDLSIISTANLAGVGAALILTKYSLPQLGAYEESYIIFLAIVSAIGISLLCGLINGLLIAYIKVPAILATLGTMSIFSGIAIVITKGYGIQGFPEKFLFIGSGTILAIPMPMVIFIFCILLMSLILNRTSFGFNLYMLGSNPVAARFSGINNRGILVRTYILSGLCSGLASIIMISRVNSIRPGYGSAYLLQAILVCVLGGVDPSGGYGNISGLVMGIIVLQILQSGFNILSFSPFFKNVVWGLMLILVMILNFYSSRYTHKIRKRLNVD, from the coding sequence TTGTTTAATCAATATTTGAAGCATTCCAGAACCACGATTTTATTTGTCATGATGCTGGGCGCTTTTATTATTATGTCAATTTTTCTTCCCGGTAAATTTTTAACTTTAAGTAATTTCCAGTCCATAGCCAGCCAAATACCGGAGTTTGGGTTACTAGCCATTGCCATCATGTTGGCTATGCTGACCGGTGGTATCGATTTATCAATTATATCAACCGCTAATCTTGCCGGTGTGGGTGCGGCGCTGATATTAACCAAGTATTCTCTTCCCCAATTGGGGGCCTATGAAGAATCATATATCATTTTTTTAGCAATCGTATCAGCAATCGGCATATCCTTGCTTTGCGGTTTAATCAATGGACTGCTCATTGCCTACATCAAAGTACCGGCAATTCTTGCCACCTTAGGTACCATGAGTATTTTTTCCGGAATTGCCATCGTTATAACCAAAGGATATGGCATTCAGGGATTCCCGGAAAAATTTCTATTTATTGGAAGTGGCACGATCCTTGCCATTCCCATGCCGATGGTTATTTTTATTTTTTGCATTCTATTGATGTCGTTAATCCTGAACCGAACCTCTTTTGGTTTTAATCTCTATATGCTGGGTTCTAATCCGGTTGCAGCTCGCTTTAGCGGAATAAATAATCGAGGAATTTTAGTTCGTACCTATATTTTAAGTGGTCTTTGCTCTGGTTTGGCATCGATCATCATGATTTCGAGGGTTAATTCGATCCGGCCGGGTTATGGGTCAGCCTATCTCCTTCAAGCTATTTTAGTGTGTGTTTTAGGAGGGGTCGATCCCAGCGGAGGATATGGAAACATATCTGGCTTGGTTATGGGAATAATTGTTTTACAAATCCTTCAAAGTGGTTTTAATATTTTATCTTTTAGCCCTTTCTTTAAAAACGTGGTTTGGGGTTTAATGTTGATTTTAGTGATGATCCTCAACTTTTATAGTTCAAGATATACCCACAAGATAAGAAAAAGATTGAATGTCGACTAA
- the xylA_3 gene encoding Xylose isomerase produces MAAGKKLKLSVGIWCMGGMSDRFLPQGYEEPLNIQERLKRVKKVPEVEAIEFFDDEFEKISPRDFKSLLEDNGLKVSCINLNTHSRPKWQLGALTHRDEKLRREAIDAAKKLVDLTGLLECDSIGLWLGVDGFDYPFQVDYGIEWDLLMESVGEIADYGSQVKISLEYKLKEPRQYLLVGNAFRSLYLIKALNRKNIGVTVDFGHALMAKENPGEVVSILSREKVLYNVHFNDAYREWDDDLIAGSTNLYETLEFLYYIEKSGYQGYLGFDIFPYRIHPVRALELCTRNTLDLYRLLQEVDKDALLRGQKKMDAADTHEVVRKVFFK; encoded by the coding sequence ATGGCTGCCGGGAAAAAACTGAAACTTTCTGTGGGAATCTGGTGCATGGGAGGAATGTCTGACCGGTTTTTGCCTCAGGGATATGAAGAACCGCTTAACATCCAGGAACGATTAAAACGGGTGAAAAAGGTACCAGAAGTTGAGGCGATTGAATTTTTTGATGATGAATTTGAAAAGATAAGCCCCCGAGATTTTAAATCCTTACTTGAAGATAATGGTTTAAAAGTGAGCTGTATCAATCTCAACACTCACTCTCGTCCCAAATGGCAGTTGGGTGCTCTTACCCACCGAGATGAAAAACTTAGACGTGAAGCCATTGATGCCGCTAAAAAATTGGTGGATTTAACTGGATTGTTGGAGTGCGATTCAATAGGCCTTTGGTTGGGAGTGGATGGTTTTGATTATCCCTTCCAAGTCGATTATGGAATTGAATGGGATTTACTCATGGAGTCGGTCGGGGAAATTGCTGATTATGGTTCACAGGTGAAGATATCTCTTGAATACAAACTCAAAGAACCACGACAGTATCTCTTGGTGGGAAATGCTTTTCGATCGCTTTATCTTATAAAAGCTTTAAACCGGAAGAACATTGGAGTGACGGTTGATTTCGGCCATGCTCTGATGGCGAAAGAAAATCCTGGTGAAGTGGTTTCGATACTCTCCCGAGAAAAGGTGCTCTATAATGTCCATTTTAACGATGCCTATCGGGAGTGGGATGATGATCTCATAGCCGGGAGCACCAACCTCTATGAAACCCTGGAGTTTCTCTACTATATAGAAAAATCCGGTTATCAAGGTTATCTCGGTTTTGACATATTCCCCTACCGTATTCATCCAGTTCGAGCCTTGGAACTGTGCACTCGAAACACCCTGGACCTTTATCGTTTGCTGCAAGAGGTGGATAAAGACGCCTTGTTAAGGGGACAAAAGAAGATGGATGCAGCCGACACTCACGAAGTAGTCCGAAAAGTTTTCTTTAAGTGA
- the suhB gene encoding Inositol-1-monophosphatase has protein sequence MSSSILEAMIIASFTGGNILKKYFEKENLSVLQKSVSYDLVTNIDIESQEEINSILTKRFPDIPVVGEEDSIQTRRQSRAFYVDPLDGTFNFVHKYPFFSVSLGYWENNEPVIGVVFDPIRRDLFYAQKGEGAFLNGERITVSDRTILEGSYLVTGFPYKEGKHSRIEKEIRLAMKLTDLRVLGSTALELCYVACGIIDGYWEYDLSSWDLAGGVLIAKEAGAIITDPSGGDFDLYEGDILAAPPAIHQKLLKALKQ, from the coding sequence ATGTCTTCCAGCATCTTGGAGGCAATGATTATTGCATCGTTCACTGGTGGAAATATTCTGAAAAAGTACTTTGAGAAGGAAAATCTTTCTGTCCTTCAAAAATCGGTTTCTTATGATTTAGTAACCAATATCGATATAGAGTCCCAAGAAGAGATCAACTCAATTTTAACCAAGCGATTTCCAGATATTCCTGTAGTTGGAGAAGAGGACAGCATCCAAACCAGAAGGCAATCCCGGGCATTCTATGTCGATCCTCTGGATGGGACTTTTAATTTTGTTCATAAATATCCCTTCTTCTCTGTGTCTTTAGGATACTGGGAAAACAATGAACCGGTAATTGGGGTTGTTTTCGATCCTATTAGACGGGATTTGTTTTATGCCCAAAAAGGGGAGGGTGCCTTCTTAAACGGAGAAAGAATCACCGTCTCCGATCGAACTATCTTAGAAGGAAGCTATTTAGTAACTGGTTTTCCCTATAAAGAAGGGAAACATTCTCGAATTGAAAAGGAAATTCGGTTGGCTATGAAACTTACCGATTTGAGGGTTTTAGGGAGTACGGCCTTAGAGCTCTGTTATGTTGCCTGTGGAATTATAGATGGATATTGGGAATATGACCTTTCCTCCTGGGACTTAGCTGGAGGAGTGTTAATCGCGAAGGAAGCCGGAGCTATAATTACCGACCCAAGCGGCGGAGACTTTGATCTTTATGAGGGAGATATATTAGCAGCTCCGCCGGCTATTCACCAAAAGCTATTAAAAGCGCTAAAACAATGA